From one Vicinamibacterales bacterium genomic stretch:
- a CDS encoding S8 family serine peptidase, whose amino-acid sequence MRRQSRFVALGILLLGAVSTLTAQQASKVREQAPAWTTKVDAAVLREAQSTAGTDFIILLNEQADLSSASVLPTRQAKGEFVVRELQAAAARTQPALLAKLRALGVTFTPYWIANLVVAHGDVKAVEAVAGRADVAHLFANARLVASPLPVGPASKAEAATQAIEWNISKIGAPQAWAEGYRGQGVVIGGQDTGYKWDHPAIINQYLGWNGTAADHNYHWHDATVDGLRAPADDLGHGTHTMGIALGNDLSPSDPGWPAAAGNAVGVAPGARWIGCRNMKNGVGTIATYTECYQWFIAPTDLNDQNPNPTLAPDIIINSWACTVSEGCTDAEALALLAPVQSVTAAGILTVHAAGNKGPNCSSVTDPATIYAESFSIGSTNSSDTIASDSGRGPVTRDGSGRMKPDVSAPGVLVRSAYATGYQLMSGTSMATPHVAGAAALILSGRPQLAGNVAALRYALTRSAVPLTTTQGCGGDSASAVPNNVYGWGRLDAHAAVHRIVDTLLLTVASVGPASGPAGGGTTVTITGTGFAAGDTVSFGGVAATGVTVIDATRMTMTTPPHATSIVDVVVMRTDQQTAVRTSAFTYGSPAFTDDPLAAGAVAVRAVHVLELRLRIGELRSRYGLSPIAWTDTLVSRATVVKAQHITELRAALAEAYGAATRFAPVYTDSTLTPAQTRVAATHITEIRNAILSLW is encoded by the coding sequence ATGAGGAGACAGAGCCGGTTCGTCGCGCTGGGCATCCTGCTCTTGGGGGCCGTTTCGACGCTGACCGCGCAACAAGCGTCCAAGGTCCGTGAGCAGGCGCCTGCCTGGACGACGAAAGTCGATGCGGCGGTGCTCCGGGAGGCGCAGTCGACGGCCGGGACCGACTTCATCATCCTGCTGAACGAGCAGGCCGATCTCTCGAGCGCGTCGGTGCTGCCGACCCGTCAGGCGAAAGGCGAGTTCGTCGTGCGCGAGCTGCAGGCTGCGGCCGCCAGGACCCAGCCGGCCCTGCTCGCGAAGCTCCGCGCGCTGGGCGTCACGTTCACGCCGTACTGGATCGCCAACCTGGTCGTGGCGCACGGCGACGTGAAAGCCGTCGAGGCGGTTGCGGGTCGCGCGGATGTGGCACACCTGTTTGCCAACGCGAGGCTCGTGGCGTCACCACTGCCGGTCGGGCCGGCGTCGAAGGCCGAGGCAGCCACGCAGGCTATCGAGTGGAACATCTCGAAGATCGGGGCGCCGCAAGCCTGGGCCGAGGGGTATCGCGGCCAGGGCGTCGTGATTGGCGGCCAGGACACCGGGTACAAGTGGGACCACCCGGCCATCATCAACCAGTATCTGGGCTGGAACGGGACCGCCGCGGATCACAACTATCACTGGCACGATGCAACGGTCGATGGCCTCCGCGCGCCGGCCGATGATCTGGGCCATGGCACGCACACGATGGGCATCGCGCTCGGCAATGACCTTTCGCCGAGCGATCCCGGCTGGCCGGCGGCGGCGGGGAACGCCGTGGGCGTCGCCCCGGGCGCCCGGTGGATCGGCTGCCGCAACATGAAGAACGGCGTCGGTACGATCGCGACGTACACCGAGTGCTATCAATGGTTCATCGCGCCGACCGACCTCAACGACCAGAATCCCAATCCGACGCTGGCGCCAGACATCATCATCAACTCGTGGGCTTGCACGGTCAGCGAAGGCTGCACCGACGCGGAGGCGCTGGCGCTTCTGGCGCCCGTGCAAAGCGTGACCGCGGCGGGGATCCTGACCGTCCATGCGGCCGGGAACAAAGGGCCGAATTGCAGCAGCGTCACAGATCCAGCGACGATCTACGCGGAGTCGTTCAGCATCGGATCGACGAACTCGTCCGACACGATCGCGTCGGACAGCGGCCGCGGTCCGGTGACGCGAGACGGCAGTGGCCGGATGAAGCCGGATGTGTCTGCGCCAGGAGTGCTCGTCCGCTCGGCCTACGCCACAGGGTACCAGTTGATGAGCGGGACCAGTATGGCCACGCCGCACGTGGCGGGGGCCGCGGCGCTCATCCTGTCGGGCCGGCCGCAACTTGCGGGCAACGTGGCCGCGCTGAGATACGCGCTCACCCGCAGCGCCGTTCCTCTGACGACGACGCAGGGATGCGGCGGGGACAGCGCGTCCGCGGTGCCCAACAACGTCTACGGGTGGGGGCGCCTCGACGCTCACGCGGCCGTCCATCGCATCGTCGACACGCTGCTGCTGACCGTTGCGTCGGTCGGGCCGGCGTCCGGACCGGCCGGTGGCGGCACGACGGTGACAATCACGGGAACGGGCTTTGCGGCCGGAGACACGGTGTCGTTCGGCGGTGTCGCGGCGACGGGCGTGACCGTGATCGACGCGACGCGGATGACCATGACGACACCACCCCACGCGACCTCAATCGTCGACGTCGTGGTGATGCGCACGGATCAACAGACCGCCGTGCGGACGAGCGCGTTCACCTACGGCAGCCCGGCTTTCACGGACGATCCGCTGGCGGCCGGGGCAGTCGCGGTGAGGGCCGTGCACGTCCTCGAATTGCGACTCCGGATCGGCGAACTGCGAAGTCGCTACGGCCTGTCGCCCATTGCCTGGACCGACACCCTGGTGTCTCGAGCGACCGTGGTGAAGGCGCAGCACATCACCGAACTGCGCGCCGCCCTGGCCGAGGCCTACGGGGCCGCCACGCGGTTCGCGCCGGTCTACACGGACTCGACGCTGACGCCAGCGCAGACCAGAGTCGCAGCGACCCACATCACGGAGATTCGCAACGCCATCCTCTCGCTCTGGTAG
- a CDS encoding SagB/ThcOx family dehydrogenase — MFRRLSFALLVLVLATCSLAAAQDLAPIKLPAPQTDGGKPLMQVLKARQSSREFGPEKVSMQVLSNLLWAAWGVSRPDGRRTAPSASNKQEIDVYVALPDGAYIYDAKAHALNPVVPGDLRGATGTQPFPGTAALNLVYVADTSKVARPATDPQQAMNIGADAGYISENAYLFCASEGLATVVRASVDKASLAKALRLRDTQVIVLAQSVGYPKK, encoded by the coding sequence ATGTTCAGACGTCTGTCGTTTGCGCTTCTCGTCCTCGTCCTCGCCACTTGCAGCCTGGCCGCTGCGCAGGACCTGGCGCCAATCAAGTTGCCGGCGCCGCAGACCGACGGTGGCAAGCCCCTGATGCAGGTGCTCAAGGCGCGACAATCATCCCGCGAGTTCGGTCCCGAAAAGGTCTCGATGCAGGTGCTCTCGAACCTGCTGTGGGCTGCGTGGGGCGTCAGCCGTCCCGACGGCCGTCGCACGGCCCCGTCAGCGAGCAACAAGCAGGAAATCGACGTCTACGTGGCGTTGCCCGATGGCGCGTACATCTACGACGCGAAGGCTCACGCCCTGAATCCGGTGGTGCCGGGCGACCTGCGCGGAGCGACGGGGACCCAGCCGTTCCCGGGAACCGCGGCGTTGAACCTGGTCTACGTGGCCGACACGTCGAAGGTGGCGCGGCCGGCGACCGATCCGCAACAGGCCATGAACATCGGTGCCGATGCCGGGTACATCTCGGAGAACGCCTACCTCTTCTGCGCGTCGGAAGGCCTGGCGACGGTGGTGCGGGCGTCGGTGGACAAGGCCTCGCTGGCCAAGGCGCTGAGACTGCGCGACACGCAGGTCATCGTGCTGGCACAGTCGGTCGGGTATCCGAAGAAGTAG